CGAGAAGCTTGGCGTGGCGCTCTTCGTGGGCGCGGCGCTCCAGGCCATCCTATCCGAAGCGTTTGCTCTTCGCCCCTTCGTCGTGGCCGGCGTCGCCGTCGTAGGATTTAGCTTGCTCGTCATCGCCATCGTGCTGTCCAAGGAGGTCTGAGCATGGAACTGCTGATGCTCGCGATCATGGCGCTGATCTTCGTCCTGGGCATGTGGTGGTATCTGAGCCACCAGCACCGTTAAATCTCGGCCTCGTCACCTGGGATCAGCCCCTTCGACGAGCCCATCCTCGAAACCAGCCTGCATGGTCCTCACTCAGCACTCAGCGTTCATCGTTCAGCGTTCTGCGTTGCTTTTACCGCGCGTCCTGGGCGCAGCGGAAGCCATACGTTAGAGTCCGACTTGGACAACAATGGGCAGCGTCGGCACAGAAATGTTGCAGGAGGCCTTTTCTCCATATTTAGTCCTAGGGTAAAGTCGCATTCTTGCCACCTGATTGGGTAGGCTGGAGGCATGACGCGACGGCATCGATGTCCGAAATGCGGCCACGCCAGAACCTGGATCATTCGCGGCGATCGACGGCGGTGCGCTCGCTGTCGGTACGATTGGCGACCGGGGTTGCCGCTGCGCCTGACGCGGCATCAGTGGAGCGCCCTGTTGCGATGCCACGTCCGCGGGCTCAGTGCCGCCGCCATGGCCGACGAGACCGGCCTGCACCGGCAGCGGGTGTTGCGGGCCTTGACCGTCCTGCGCCAGGCGCTGCGGCGGGAGGTCCCGCCGATCTTCCACGGCACGGTCGAAGTGGACGAGACGGACGTCGGGGGGGCGTGGCGGAACAAGCGGCGCCCGCAACGGGCGCGAGGCACCAAGCGCGGACGCGGGACGACCAAGACCCCGGTGTTTGGCATTCTGTGCCGCGACGGGCAAGTCTGGGCGCAGGTCGTCCCCGATGTGGAGGCCCAGACGCTGTTGCCGTTGATTGGCCGGCGGGTGCGGCGCGGGTCGGTGATCTGCTCGGATACGTGGACGAGTGACACCGGGGTGGCCGCCAAGGGGTATGTCCACCGCCTGGTCGCGCATGGGCAAGGCGAGTTCAGCAACCGGCGCGGCACGCATATCAACGGCCTGGAGGGGGTCTGGGGCTACCTGAAGCGACGGTTGGCCGCCAAAGGCGGGATTCGCCGCGAACGCTTGCCGCTGTACCTGGCCGACTATGTCTGGCGCTATAACCATCGGCGACTCTCGGTGGCTCAGCAGGTCACTAGGCTGCTGAAGTTGCTCCAAGAGAAACACGTATAGGCTGGTGGTAAAAGTGCGACTTTACCCTCGCAAATAAACCGCCCGGCGTCACGCGCGGCCCCGCTGTTGCCGGAGCCAACCGCCGACCTGCTGGCCCAACCCGACCAGCTCCTTGGCCGCATGCTCGTACTGCTTCACGCTCGTAAAGCCCAAATCCCTGCC
The sequence above is a segment of the Nitrospirota bacterium genome. Coding sequences within it:
- a CDS encoding IS1595 family transposase, producing the protein MTRRHRCPKCGHARTWIIRGDRRRCARCRYDWRPGLPLRLTRHQWSALLRCHVRGLSAAAMADETGLHRQRVLRALTVLRQALRREVPPIFHGTVEVDETDVGGAWRNKRRPQRARGTKRGRGTTKTPVFGILCRDGQVWAQVVPDVEAQTLLPLIGRRVRRGSVICSDTWTSDTGVAAKGYVHRLVAHGQGEFSNRRGTHINGLEGVWGYLKRRLAAKGGIRRERLPLYLADYVWRYNHRRLSVAQQVTRLLKLLQEKHV